Proteins found in one Alteromonas macleodii genomic segment:
- the dps gene encoding DNA starvation/stationary phase protection protein Dps, whose translation MSNTNIKFTAPGMDNDAAAKTIKVLDQRLVALLDLQLTLKHIHWNVVGPNFIGVHEMLDPQVDAVREMTDTIAERIATLGGVPKGTPKAIVEGRSWSDYELGKGLVLDHLKALDAVYDGVNGDHRKALELLGEIDPVSEDMITGQLADLEQFQWFVRAHIESGSGELQQ comes from the coding sequence ATGAGTAACACCAATATCAAATTTACAGCCCCAGGAATGGATAACGATGCTGCTGCCAAAACAATTAAGGTATTGGATCAGCGATTGGTTGCACTATTAGATTTACAGTTAACCTTAAAGCACATTCACTGGAACGTGGTAGGCCCAAATTTTATTGGCGTGCATGAAATGCTAGACCCTCAGGTAGATGCAGTACGCGAAATGACCGACACCATTGCCGAACGAATTGCAACGTTAGGCGGCGTACCGAAAGGCACACCGAAAGCCATTGTTGAAGGTCGCAGCTGGAGCGATTATGAACTAGGGAAAGGTTTAGTACTTGACCACCTTAAGGCACTAGACGCTGTTTATGACGGCGTAAATGGTGACCATAGAAAAGCGCTAGAGCTTCTTGGTGAAATTGACCCAGTATCGGAAGATATGATCACTGGTCAGCTGGCAGACTTAGAACAGTTTCAGTGGTTCGTGCGCGCACACATTGAATCTGGAAGCGGTGAGTTGCAGCAATAA
- the nadK gene encoding NAD(+) kinase produces MPYQTVALIGKPQHAATHDSLNILAEYLLAKGCKLLVEESIAEELETENFKSCNLVTIGKEADLAVVVGGDGSMLGAARVLARFDIHVVGVNRGNLGFLTDIHPDDIVQQLDLIFNGECVVEERFLLEVEVYRHEKLKSNNSAVNEVVLHHGKVAHMMEFEIYIDEQFVFSQRSDGLIVATPTGSTAYSLSAGGPIIMPKLDALTLVPMFPHTLSSRPIVVDADSQVSMKVSKVNSDSLQVSCDSHIVLPVLPGDEIRINKSVDKLHLVHPKGYSYFNVLRKKLGWGSKLY; encoded by the coding sequence ATGCCCTATCAAACCGTTGCTTTAATTGGAAAACCTCAACACGCTGCAACCCATGACAGCTTAAATATTCTTGCCGAATATTTATTAGCCAAAGGCTGCAAACTACTAGTTGAGGAAAGTATTGCTGAAGAGCTTGAAACTGAAAACTTCAAAAGCTGTAACCTTGTTACTATTGGTAAAGAGGCTGATCTTGCCGTTGTAGTAGGTGGTGACGGCAGCATGCTTGGTGCCGCGCGTGTACTGGCGCGTTTTGACATCCATGTCGTAGGCGTAAACCGCGGTAATCTTGGCTTTTTAACAGATATCCACCCTGATGATATCGTTCAACAGCTTGACCTTATCTTCAATGGTGAGTGCGTGGTTGAAGAGCGCTTCTTACTTGAAGTCGAAGTTTACCGGCACGAAAAGCTTAAAAGTAACAACTCTGCTGTAAACGAAGTGGTGCTGCACCACGGCAAAGTTGCTCATATGATGGAATTTGAAATTTATATCGATGAGCAATTCGTATTCAGTCAGCGTAGCGACGGGTTGATTGTCGCCACACCTACAGGCTCGACTGCATACTCCCTATCTGCCGGCGGCCCTATCATTATGCCAAAGCTTGATGCACTAACGCTGGTGCCTATGTTTCCTCACACACTGAGCAGTCGCCCCATTGTTGTTGATGCAGACAGTCAGGTATCGATGAAAGTATCAAAAGTAAACAGTGATTCCTTGCAGGTAAGTTGCGATAGTCACATTGTACTACCCGTACTGCCCGGCGATGAAATCCGCATTAACAAGAGCGTAGACAAGCTTCACCTTGTTCATCCCAAGGGTTACAGCTATTTCAACGTACTTCGCAAAAAGCTAGGTTGGGGCAGTAAGCTTTACTAG